A region of Panicum virgatum strain AP13 chromosome 8N, P.virgatum_v5, whole genome shotgun sequence DNA encodes the following proteins:
- the LOC120685958 gene encoding WD repeat-containing protein VIP3-like yields the protein MKLAGLKSVDGAHEESIWAAAWAPAADHRPTAVLLTGALDETVRAWRPDDLAALGPPARGHALGVVSLAAHPAGALAAAVSLDSFVRVFDVDSGASVATLEAPPSEVWGVQFHPKGNALAAAGGGSGSVKLWDTEKWQPITSLAIPRPEGARPDKTGSGKLVLSVAWSPDGKLLACGSMDGTIAVYDAIRMKFLHHLEGHHMPVRSMVFSPVDPHVLFTACDDRHIHIYDAKEKALIGAMSGHASWVLSIDVSPDGLAVATGSSDRTVRLWDINMRSSVQTMSNHSDQVWAVAFRPPGGAGVRAGRLASASDDKSISLYDYS from the exons ATGAAGCTCGCGGGGCTCAAGTCGGTGGACGGCGCCCACGAGGAGTCcatctgggcggcggcgtgggcgcccgccgccgaccaccgccCCACGGCGGTGCTCCTGACGGGCGCGCTCGACGAGACCGTCCGCGCCTGGCGCCCCGACGATCTCGCCGCCTTGGGGCCCCCTGCAAGGGGCCACGCGCTCGGGGTCGTCTCCCTCGCCGCCCACCCCGcgggcgcgctcgccgccgccgtgtcgctCGACAGCTTCGTCCGCGTCTTCGACGTCGACTCGGGGGCCTCCGTCGCCACGCTCGAGGCGCCGCCGTCCGAGGTCTGGGGCGTCCAGTTCCACCCCAAG GGTAATGCTCTGGCTGCAGCTGGTGGTGGAAGTGGGTCAGTAAAGCTCTGGGACACAGAGAAGTGGCAGCCAATTACGAGCCTTGCCATCCCACGTCCTGAGGGAGCTCGCCCTGACAAGACAGGCAGTGGCAAGCTTGTCCTCTCAGTTGCCTGGAGCCCTGATGGAAAGCTCTTGGCCTGTGGGTCCATGGACGGCACCATCGCTGTGTACGACGCAATCCGCATGAAGTTCCTCCACCACCTTGAGGGGCACCACATGCCGGTGCGGTCCATGGTATTCTCCCCTGTAGACCCCCATGTGCTCTTCACGGCCTGTGATGACCGCCACATCCACATCTATGATGCCAAGGAGAAGGCCCTCATTGGGGCCATGTCGGGCCACGCGAGCTGGGTGCTGAGCATCGATGTGAGCCCCGATGGCTTGGCAGTGGCAACGGGATCCAGTGACCGCACAGTCCGGCTCTGGGACATCAACATGAGGAGCTCGGTGCAGACAATGAGCAACCACTCTGACCAGGTCTGGGCTGTTGCCTTCCGACCGCCTGGTGGAGCTGGAGTCCGTGCAGGCCGGCTGGCTAGCGCGTCAGATGACAAAAGCATCTCCCTGTATGATTACTCATAG